One Pyrus communis chromosome 13, drPyrComm1.1, whole genome shotgun sequence genomic window carries:
- the LOC137711910 gene encoding uncharacterized protein — MPHRTRPMTALLVFTGLNIVLVSTITPVYDFVCFLPYWERRRERHRQEREATIANGLTSR, encoded by the exons ATGCCGCATAGAACTCGGCCAATGACTGCGCTCTTGGTGTTTACTGGACTGAATATTGTACTGGTTTCAACCATTACTCCAGTCTATGATTTCGTCTGCTTCCTTCCGTATTGGGAAAGAAGG aGAGAACGGCATCGTCAGGAACGTGAGGCTACCATAGCAAATGGCCTTACATCAAGATAG